Proteins co-encoded in one Spirosoma endbachense genomic window:
- a CDS encoding PadR family transcriptional regulator, whose product MRRTYLGEFEEVVLLMVAILDGEGYGVTVSQALEEHTGRIVTFGTVHNTLIRLEEKGFVKSELGGATAERGGRRKRLFRVTALGSRALQEIQQLRHELWQMVPPHTLRLSGL is encoded by the coding sequence ATGCGTCGAACGTATTTAGGCGAATTTGAAGAAGTGGTTTTGCTAATGGTAGCTATTCTGGATGGCGAAGGCTATGGGGTTACCGTTAGCCAGGCCCTCGAAGAACATACGGGCCGAATCGTCACCTTTGGTACCGTCCATAATACCCTCATCCGCCTGGAAGAAAAAGGCTTCGTTAAATCGGAGCTGGGCGGGGCTACCGCCGAACGGGGTGGACGACGCAAGCGCCTGTTCCGGGTTACAGCCCTGGGAAGCCGGGCGCTACAGGAAATACAACAGCTTCGGCACGAACTCTGGCAGATGGTTCCACCTCATACGCTTCGGCTGAGTGGCCTATGA
- the xerD gene encoding site-specific tyrosine recombinase XerD: MWQSYINAFKNYLKLERSLSENSVEAYLHDAEKLYQYMLLTDPAVSPMEVTEKQLMNFLAYLGELGLTAHSQARILSGLKSFFKYLLLENLIQRDPTQLLEAPKLGRKLPDTLSFPEIEVMLAAIDLSTPGGTRDRAMLEVLYSSGLRVTELLNLRLTNCYFDAGFVRVLGKGDKVRLVPIGEDAMYYTRIYVDHVRSTLDVQKGDEDTIFLNLRGKQLSRISVFTTIKKLADEVNIKKNISPHTFRHSFATHLIEGGADLRAVQQMLGHESITTTEIYTHLDRDYLKQTLREYHPRSSKRS; this comes from the coding sequence ATGTGGCAAAGTTATATAAACGCCTTTAAGAACTACCTTAAACTCGAACGGTCGCTGTCCGAAAACTCAGTTGAGGCCTATCTACATGATGCCGAAAAACTCTATCAATACATGCTGTTGACCGATCCGGCAGTGTCGCCAATGGAGGTAACAGAGAAGCAGTTAATGAACTTTCTGGCCTATCTGGGTGAGCTGGGGCTTACGGCCCATAGCCAGGCCCGAATACTCTCCGGATTAAAGTCATTTTTTAAATACCTGCTGCTCGAAAATCTGATTCAGCGCGATCCGACCCAGTTGCTGGAGGCACCCAAGCTGGGCCGAAAGCTCCCCGATACACTCAGCTTTCCGGAAATAGAAGTCATGCTGGCGGCCATTGACCTCTCGACACCCGGCGGCACCCGCGACCGGGCAATGCTCGAAGTGTTGTATAGTTCGGGTCTACGCGTGACGGAGTTGCTCAATTTACGGCTAACCAACTGTTATTTCGATGCCGGATTTGTCCGTGTTCTCGGAAAGGGCGATAAAGTGCGACTGGTTCCGATCGGCGAAGATGCGATGTACTACACGCGCATCTACGTCGATCATGTGCGCTCGACGCTTGATGTGCAGAAAGGGGATGAGGATACGATCTTCCTGAATCTACGGGGTAAACAGCTTTCGCGGATTTCGGTCTTTACGACGATAAAAAAGCTGGCCGATGAGGTCAATATTAAAAAGAATATCAGTCCGCACACATTCCGGCATTCGTTCGCAACACACCTGATCGAAGGCGGGGCCGACCTGCGGGCGGTGCAGCAGATGTTAGGCCATGAGTCGATCACGACCACCGAAATCTACACCCACCTCGACCGCGATTATCTAAAACAAACGCTCAGAGAGTACCATCCCAGAAGTTCGAAGCGGAGTTGA
- a CDS encoding ABC transporter permease, whose amino-acid sequence MKPRPVEPPRWAHWVLTRLHPEDTLEEVEGDLDELYRYWYERAGRTQANLRYVLNVVSVLPPFVRRRQRRAYNYPERRSPEFRTTFFLHPAMLRNYVLIAVRTLKKHQLYSILNIGGLALGMACCLLISLYIYDELSYDRFNANYRRIYRVIEKQKQAEGIFDVAVTPGPLASSLLKDFPEVEKTTRIGRWSGVLTQRKQAVEPEQMLIVDPSFFSLFNFSLIAGNQATVFRGPNEVIFSEAMAERFFGKDWSGKNIVGQSVQLNTQQNLLIVGVARNPPTRSHIQFDVLLPFKWLEKNDEWSMKWNSNSYHTYLLLRPELAESGNSDRFADKIRSQLKRYDGGNETQLLLQPMSDIYLYSKFSFETDWGKRSDIAYVRIFIAVGLIVLLIAIINFINLATARASGRAKEVGMRKTLGAQRLSLVGQFLCEALLMTGLAVFMALLMAEVLLPLFNDVAGTGLQIPYHLPLFWLTLAVLTGVVSLLTGLYPAFFLSSFRPAVVLKGLFNSQKGLGFRQSLVVGQFTLSIIMIIGTVIIYKQLAYMQTAKLGFDKSQLLYVRLKGDLRSKAWQFKDQVAQLPGVARSSVTTSNLVGIMNSTVVEWEGQTPKDEFLMTNMNVDQDFISTTGMSIAAGRNFSAKIPSDTSSKLQAYLINETAAKRMGWSSATALGKRIKHWGQEGQVIGVLKDFHFRPLRVAIEPFIFRFQPSNPYFNLLVKTEPGTLSRTQADIAAVYKKLDPANPLSYGFVDQDLEAQYRAEQRVGRIILYFSILTILIACLGLFGLATFTAEQRTKEIGIRKVLGASVASITSLLSKDFLRLVLIAILIAIPISWYAVDQWLKNFAYKTAIEWWVFALSGLLTVAVALLTVSFQSIKAALMNPVKTLRSE is encoded by the coding sequence ATGAAACCTCGACCCGTCGAACCGCCCCGCTGGGCCCACTGGGTTTTAACCAGACTGCATCCTGAAGACACGCTGGAGGAAGTCGAGGGGGATCTGGATGAACTGTATAGGTACTGGTATGAGCGGGCAGGTCGTACTCAGGCCAACCTACGCTATGTGCTCAATGTGGTGTCGGTACTACCGCCCTTTGTGCGTCGACGACAGCGTAGAGCATACAATTACCCGGAGCGCCGGTCACCAGAATTTCGGACCACTTTTTTCCTTCATCCTGCTATGCTACGGAATTATGTCTTGATTGCGGTTCGGACGCTGAAAAAGCATCAGTTATACAGCATCCTCAACATTGGTGGATTGGCGCTCGGCATGGCCTGTTGTCTGCTGATTTCCCTGTATATATACGACGAGTTGAGCTACGACCGGTTCAATGCTAACTATAGGCGTATTTATCGGGTAATAGAAAAACAGAAGCAGGCGGAAGGCATTTTTGATGTGGCTGTTACGCCCGGTCCATTGGCGTCATCACTGCTGAAAGACTTCCCCGAAGTGGAGAAAACAACGCGCATTGGCCGATGGTCCGGCGTACTGACTCAGCGGAAGCAGGCCGTTGAGCCGGAGCAGATGTTGATCGTTGATCCTTCTTTTTTTAGCCTGTTTAATTTTTCGTTGATTGCAGGTAATCAGGCAACTGTATTTCGGGGGCCGAACGAGGTGATTTTTTCCGAGGCTATGGCTGAGCGATTCTTCGGGAAAGATTGGTCGGGCAAGAATATAGTCGGGCAATCGGTTCAGCTCAATACGCAGCAGAATCTACTGATCGTTGGGGTAGCCCGAAACCCACCCACCCGCTCGCATATCCAGTTCGATGTATTGCTGCCTTTTAAATGGCTCGAAAAAAACGACGAGTGGAGCATGAAGTGGAACAGCAACAGTTACCACACCTACCTCCTGTTACGTCCTGAACTGGCAGAATCGGGCAACTCGGATCGATTCGCTGATAAAATCAGAAGCCAGTTGAAACGGTATGATGGCGGTAACGAAACTCAATTGCTGCTGCAACCAATGTCGGATATTTACCTATACTCAAAATTCTCATTCGAGACGGATTGGGGCAAGCGAAGCGACATTGCTTACGTCCGCATCTTCATTGCGGTTGGGCTGATTGTCTTACTGATTGCCATCATTAACTTTATTAACCTGGCAACAGCCCGTGCCTCCGGACGAGCTAAAGAAGTTGGCATGCGTAAAACACTGGGCGCGCAACGGCTCAGCTTAGTCGGGCAGTTCCTGTGCGAAGCGCTGCTGATGACGGGGCTTGCTGTTTTTATGGCCCTGTTAATGGCCGAAGTGCTACTGCCGCTTTTTAATGATGTTGCCGGGACGGGATTGCAAATTCCCTATCATCTCCCTCTATTCTGGCTAACGCTGGCCGTACTGACGGGCGTTGTTAGCCTGCTAACCGGACTGTATCCGGCATTTTTCCTGTCATCATTTCGGCCTGCTGTCGTTCTAAAAGGCCTGTTTAATAGTCAGAAGGGCCTTGGTTTTCGGCAATCGCTGGTAGTCGGACAGTTTACGCTGTCTATCATCATGATCATTGGTACCGTGATCATTTATAAGCAGCTCGCCTACATGCAGACTGCCAAACTTGGATTTGACAAATCACAATTGCTGTATGTTCGGTTAAAGGGCGACCTTCGAAGTAAGGCGTGGCAATTCAAGGACCAGGTCGCGCAATTGCCGGGTGTTGCAAGATCATCGGTAACCACGAGTAACTTAGTTGGTATCATGAACTCAACGGTTGTTGAGTGGGAGGGACAAACGCCAAAAGATGAATTTCTGATGACGAACATGAATGTCGATCAGGACTTCATATCAACGACCGGCATGTCGATAGCGGCTGGACGGAATTTTTCAGCAAAAATTCCGTCTGATACGTCATCCAAACTACAGGCCTATCTGATCAATGAAACGGCGGCTAAGCGTATGGGTTGGTCATCTGCCACAGCGCTGGGCAAACGGATCAAACACTGGGGTCAGGAAGGCCAGGTGATTGGTGTATTGAAAGATTTTCATTTCCGGCCACTTCGAGTCGCTATTGAGCCATTCATTTTCCGTTTTCAGCCATCGAATCCTTATTTCAATCTATTGGTCAAAACGGAACCAGGCACGTTGTCGCGTACGCAGGCTGACATAGCAGCCGTGTATAAAAAACTCGATCCTGCCAACCCACTTTCCTACGGTTTTGTCGATCAGGACCTGGAGGCACAATACCGGGCCGAACAACGGGTGGGTCGCATCATTTTGTATTTCTCTATCCTGACAATTCTGATTGCCTGCCTAGGCCTGTTTGGACTGGCAACGTTCACGGCTGAGCAGCGGACTAAGGAAATCGGTATCCGGAAAGTACTGGGAGCATCGGTGGCCAGCATTACCTCTCTGTTGTCGAAAGACTTTCTGAGGTTAGTACTGATCGCGATCCTGATCGCCATTCCCATTTCCTGGTATGCGGTTGATCAGTGGCTGAAAAACTTTGCCTATAAAACAGCTATCGAGTGGTGGGTCTTCGCACTATCCGGGTTGTTAACGGTAGCTGTTGCGTTGCTGACAGTCAGCTTTCAGAGTATCAAAGCGGCCCTGATGAATCCCGTCAAGACCTTACGGAGCGAATAA
- a CDS encoding ABC transporter permease, which produces MNPVSQPPRWARRLLAWLHPWDTLEEVEGDLDELYAYWYKRSGPRQASLRYLLNVVSVLPPFVRRRQRKEVYSQLSSLKPIMIRNYFKIAWRNIAHNKSFSAINILGLALGMACSLLIFLWIQDEFRVDAYHANGPQLYNVMERQFYDGKVEASAGTPGLLADELKKEFPEIAYAAGLSWEEERTFSVGDKLNKEKGRAAGADWFRMFSIPLLAGTAETALDAPANIAISRKLATNYFGSPQAAMGKSIRIGNKEDYQVSAVFDDIPKNGSVTYDYLLSWSDLLKHNEWLKEWGTNVPETRIQLRVDRHGVSADPARLEAKMKSFLKSRNPGMEKRGLDIQLFLQPYEDAYLYSNFKNGYQEGGRIEYVRLFGIVAVFILLIACINFMNLATARSVKRAREVGVRKVVGAGRNWLIGQFIGEAMVLTFLALVIALSLVWLLLPIFNSLTEKQITFQFATASFWFMLFGMTLVTGLIAGSYPALFLSSLNPIRVLKGTIRFGSGARLFRQGLVVFQFALSMLLIIGTIIVYRQINFIQTKNLGFDRDGMLYVSSEGELMTKYSTFKQELLRMPGIQAVTKMDGTPTNGFGSTGNVQWPGKDTTTNVQFQFSTVDYDFTKTLKVNVAGRDFSSDFGADSANFLINETAARRIGYKDPIGKPLTMWGKKGTIIGVVADYHQSSMHTPIEPFIAKLGQGKIIIVRIKPGQTKQALASLETLARQMNPKFPLTYRFADEAFQKLYHSETVVGTLTNYFAFLAIFISCLGLFGLAAFMAEQRTKEIGVRKVLGASVTSIVALLSQDFLKLVLVAILISSPVAWYGMSNWLQNYAYKIDIDWWIFALAGLLAIGIALLTISFQSIKAALMNPVRSLRSE; this is translated from the coding sequence ATGAACCCCGTTTCTCAACCACCCCGCTGGGCACGGCGGCTACTGGCCTGGTTGCATCCCTGGGACACTCTGGAGGAAGTCGAGGGCGATCTGGACGAACTATATGCCTATTGGTATAAGCGATCGGGCCCGAGGCAAGCCAGCCTGCGTTATCTGCTCAATGTAGTATCGGTATTGCCGCCTTTTGTGCGTCGACGACAGCGTAAAGAAGTGTACAGTCAATTATCAAGCCTGAAACCCATTATGATCCGTAATTATTTCAAAATCGCCTGGCGAAACATCGCTCATAATAAATCATTTTCGGCAATCAATATCCTGGGCCTGGCGCTGGGTATGGCGTGTAGTCTGCTCATTTTTCTGTGGATTCAGGACGAATTCAGGGTTGATGCCTATCATGCCAATGGTCCGCAACTCTACAACGTCATGGAACGTCAGTTCTACGATGGAAAAGTTGAAGCCAGCGCCGGAACGCCCGGATTACTGGCCGATGAGTTGAAAAAAGAGTTTCCTGAAATAGCGTATGCCGCTGGTCTGTCATGGGAGGAGGAACGAACCTTTTCGGTAGGGGATAAACTGAACAAGGAAAAAGGGCGAGCCGCCGGGGCGGATTGGTTCAGAATGTTTAGTATTCCGCTACTGGCCGGTACCGCCGAAACCGCGTTGGATGCTCCGGCCAATATTGCCATCTCACGGAAATTGGCAACTAACTATTTTGGCAGCCCACAGGCGGCTATGGGCAAGAGTATCCGGATTGGTAACAAAGAAGATTATCAGGTAAGCGCCGTTTTTGACGATATACCGAAAAATGGGTCGGTAACTTACGATTATTTGCTGAGTTGGTCAGATCTGTTGAAACACAATGAATGGCTGAAGGAATGGGGAACCAACGTACCCGAAACCCGAATTCAACTCCGGGTCGACCGCCATGGTGTTTCGGCAGACCCGGCTCGACTGGAAGCGAAAATGAAGTCGTTTCTGAAAAGCCGTAATCCAGGTATGGAAAAGCGTGGTTTAGACATTCAGCTTTTTCTGCAACCGTATGAGGACGCGTATCTGTATTCCAATTTTAAGAACGGATATCAGGAGGGTGGCCGCATCGAATACGTCCGGTTGTTTGGTATCGTAGCGGTTTTTATTCTGCTGATTGCCTGCATTAATTTCATGAATCTGGCCACAGCACGTTCTGTCAAACGGGCTCGTGAGGTTGGCGTTCGGAAGGTGGTTGGCGCGGGCCGGAACTGGCTGATCGGGCAATTTATTGGAGAAGCTATGGTCTTGACCTTCCTGGCCTTAGTAATCGCCCTGAGCCTGGTTTGGCTGCTGTTGCCCATTTTCAACAGCCTGACAGAGAAGCAGATAACGTTTCAGTTTGCTACAGCCTCATTCTGGTTTATGTTGTTTGGAATGACGCTCGTTACCGGATTGATTGCCGGAAGTTATCCAGCCCTTTTTCTGTCGTCGCTCAATCCAATTCGGGTACTGAAAGGCACCATTCGATTTGGCTCTGGTGCGCGGCTTTTCCGACAGGGTCTGGTGGTTTTTCAGTTTGCCCTGTCGATGTTGTTGATTATCGGAACGATCATTGTATACCGGCAAATTAATTTTATCCAGACCAAGAATCTTGGATTTGATCGGGATGGGATGCTTTACGTTTCTTCAGAAGGTGAACTGATGACGAAATACAGCACCTTCAAGCAGGAACTATTGCGAATGCCCGGCATTCAGGCCGTAACCAAAATGGATGGAACGCCAACCAATGGATTTGGGAGCACAGGCAACGTTCAATGGCCGGGTAAGGATACGACAACCAATGTCCAGTTTCAATTCTCGACGGTCGATTATGATTTCACGAAGACGCTGAAAGTAAACGTTGCCGGTCGGGATTTTTCGAGCGATTTTGGTGCCGATTCTGCCAATTTCCTCATTAACGAAACTGCAGCCCGGCGGATTGGCTATAAAGACCCGATTGGTAAGCCACTGACCATGTGGGGAAAAAAAGGGACAATCATTGGTGTCGTTGCCGACTATCACCAAAGCTCGATGCACACGCCCATTGAACCGTTCATTGCAAAACTGGGCCAGGGGAAAATTATTATTGTTCGCATCAAACCTGGCCAGACGAAGCAGGCACTGGCGAGCCTGGAAACCCTGGCGCGGCAAATGAACCCTAAGTTTCCGCTCACGTATCGGTTTGCCGATGAGGCTTTCCAGAAACTGTACCACAGCGAAACCGTAGTTGGGACACTGACCAATTACTTTGCGTTTCTGGCCATCTTCATTTCCTGTCTGGGTCTGTTCGGGCTGGCGGCTTTTATGGCCGAGCAACGGACGAAAGAAATCGGTGTACGCAAAGTGCTGGGCGCTTCGGTGACGAGCATCGTTGCCTTGCTTTCGCAGGATTTTCTCAAACTGGTATTAGTGGCCATTCTCATTTCCTCGCCAGTTGCCTGGTACGGTATGAGCAATTGGTTGCAGAATTATGCCTACAAGATTGACATCGATTGGTGGATTTTTGCCCTGGCCGGTCTGTTGGCGATTGGAATCGCATTACTAACGATCAGTTTCCAGAGCATCAAAGCCGCATTGATGAATCCTGTTCGCTCACTACGGTCAGAATAA
- a CDS encoding ABC transporter permease, with protein MNTPNPSPPRWAYWLLTRLHPEETREEVEGDLDELYVYWYRKSGKTQATLRYVLNVVSVLPPFVYRRKRQEDYSQPSILHPTMIRNYFKIAFRNLKRQKVSTSINIVGLAIGLATCILIMLYVQDELSYDRYNQKADRIVRVSINLRLNGEDINGPTLGPSVAQNLRSEFPEVLQTTRIRNQGGGFVSYGTTSFKEDNLLYADSTFFQVFTIPLLKGNPQRALTEPNTVVLTEETARKYFGNQDPIGKILSFNSAKTPYRITGVVANVPENSHFRFDMLASLASLKEAENIGWLGSMNFYTYLVLPEKYNYKQLEAKIPQLAEKYVSVEVQKFLGISLQQFRKKGDDFGVVLQPLTDIHLYSKGGDLRPGGDIRYVYVLTAIAVFMLLIACVNFMNLATATAARRSREVGIRKVLGSVKGQLQQQFLIESVLLAMISLLVGILLVGLVLPSFNQLTGKNLALTLFADPFIALKLVAGTVLVGLLAGSYPAFYLASFKPVFVLKGRIMAARKGFNLRSGLVVFQFFVTISLIIATVTADRQLRYMQSQKVGFDREQILVIQNTYMLRNNEAVFRDKIIQHPQVIRGSISGDVPVGSTSGNNSAVMPKEDPDKGVVSRLYNVDYEYIPTLGMPIAQGRNFSKSFPTDSSAVILNETAVRALGWQKNPIGKELIGKIDDKGRKTFYRVIGVVSDFHFESLRQKIGPLVMFLGRNSGNILIKTRTDNLPRFLASLKQDWDSFAVAAPFTYSFLDDRFEQVYLSEQKIEQVLTLFSGLTIFIACLGLFGLATHTAEQRTKEIGVRKVLGASVPSIIALLSKDFLKLILIALVIASPIAWWGMNQWLKDFAYKVEIEWWIFALAGLLAVGIALLTVSFQSIKAALMNPVKSLRSE; from the coding sequence ATGAATACACCCAATCCTTCTCCGCCCCGCTGGGCCTACTGGCTGCTCACCCGGCTCCACCCTGAGGAAACTCGGGAGGAGGTCGAAGGGGATCTGGATGAGCTGTACGTATACTGGTACCGTAAGTCTGGAAAGACCCAGGCCACGTTGCGCTACGTGCTCAATGTGGTGTCGGTATTGCCACCGTTTGTATACCGTCGAAAACGGCAAGAAGATTATTCTCAACCCTCAATCCTTCATCCCACTATGATTCGCAACTATTTCAAAATCGCCTTTCGCAATCTGAAGCGACAAAAAGTCTCAACCAGCATTAACATAGTTGGGCTGGCTATCGGTTTGGCTACCTGCATACTGATCATGCTGTATGTGCAGGATGAATTATCCTACGACCGCTATAATCAGAAAGCAGATCGAATTGTGCGGGTGAGCATCAATTTGCGGTTAAACGGCGAAGATATTAACGGCCCGACGCTGGGGCCAAGTGTTGCGCAGAACCTTCGTAGTGAGTTTCCCGAAGTCCTGCAAACAACACGTATCCGCAATCAGGGAGGTGGGTTTGTGAGCTACGGAACAACCTCTTTTAAAGAAGATAATTTGCTGTACGCCGACTCGACCTTTTTTCAGGTATTCACCATTCCTTTACTCAAAGGAAATCCACAACGGGCGCTGACGGAGCCAAACACGGTGGTATTAACCGAAGAAACCGCCCGAAAATACTTCGGCAATCAGGACCCGATTGGTAAAATCCTGTCTTTTAACAGCGCCAAAACGCCCTATCGGATTACGGGCGTAGTCGCTAACGTACCCGAGAATTCACATTTTCGGTTCGATATGCTGGCCTCGTTAGCCAGTTTAAAAGAAGCAGAGAATATAGGCTGGCTGGGTAGCATGAACTTTTATACCTATCTGGTTCTACCCGAAAAGTACAACTACAAACAATTGGAGGCTAAAATTCCCCAATTGGCGGAAAAATATGTTAGCGTTGAAGTGCAGAAGTTTCTGGGAATCAGCCTGCAGCAATTTCGCAAAAAAGGCGATGATTTTGGTGTTGTTCTTCAGCCGCTAACCGATATTCATTTGTATTCTAAAGGCGGTGACTTAAGGCCAGGAGGAGATATTCGGTACGTGTATGTACTGACGGCGATAGCTGTGTTTATGTTACTGATCGCCTGTGTAAATTTTATGAACCTGGCCACGGCCACGGCAGCACGGCGGTCGCGTGAGGTAGGTATACGTAAGGTGCTGGGTTCGGTAAAAGGGCAATTGCAGCAACAGTTTCTGATCGAATCGGTCCTGCTGGCTATGATTTCGCTGCTGGTTGGTATACTGCTCGTAGGGCTGGTTCTTCCTTCATTTAACCAGCTAACCGGCAAGAACCTCGCATTGACTTTATTTGCCGACCCTTTTATCGCGCTGAAATTAGTGGCAGGAACTGTTCTGGTAGGGCTACTGGCGGGCAGTTATCCGGCTTTTTATCTGGCTTCTTTTAAACCCGTATTCGTGTTGAAAGGCCGGATTATGGCCGCACGAAAAGGCTTTAATCTGCGGAGTGGACTGGTCGTCTTTCAGTTTTTTGTTACCATTTCCCTGATCATTGCCACGGTTACGGCCGACCGACAATTGCGTTATATGCAATCCCAGAAAGTGGGTTTTGATCGTGAACAGATTCTGGTAATTCAGAATACGTACATGCTTCGGAATAACGAAGCTGTTTTCCGCGACAAGATAATCCAGCATCCGCAAGTAATCAGAGGAAGTATCTCTGGTGATGTACCGGTTGGGAGTACAAGCGGCAACAATAGCGCCGTTATGCCCAAAGAAGACCCGGACAAAGGCGTTGTGAGTCGATTGTATAACGTTGATTATGAGTATATTCCTACGTTAGGAATGCCGATAGCTCAGGGGCGCAACTTTTCAAAAAGCTTCCCTACCGATTCATCTGCCGTTATCCTGAATGAAACGGCGGTTCGGGCACTGGGTTGGCAAAAAAATCCGATTGGAAAAGAGTTGATCGGTAAAATTGACGATAAGGGTAGAAAAACGTTTTACCGAGTCATTGGCGTCGTAAGCGACTTTCATTTCGAATCCTTACGGCAGAAAATTGGCCCTTTAGTCATGTTTTTGGGTAGAAATTCAGGCAATATTCTCATTAAAACCCGAACCGATAACCTGCCTCGGTTTCTGGCTTCTCTAAAACAGGATTGGGATTCATTTGCAGTCGCAGCTCCGTTTACCTATTCGTTTCTGGATGATCGCTTCGAGCAGGTCTACCTCAGCGAACAAAAAATCGAACAGGTATTGACGCTCTTTTCTGGCCTGACCATTTTCATTGCCTGTTTAGGCCTATTTGGCCTGGCAACGCACACTGCCGAACAACGCACCAAAGAAATTGGTGTTCGGAAAGTATTGGGCGCTTCGGTGCCCAGTATCATTGCCCTGTTATCGAAAGATTTCCTGAAACTGATTCTGATTGCTCTGGTGATTGCCTCACCCATAGCCTGGTGGGGTATGAACCAATGGCTGAAGGATTTCGCCTATAAGGTTGAGATTGAGTGGTGGATATTCGCCCTGGCCGGATTGCTGGCGGTTGGCATTGCCTTGCTGACAGTCAGCTTTCAGAGTATCAAAGCGGCCCTGATGAATCCGGTGAAAAGCTTACGGAGCGAATAA